The following are encoded in a window of Peromyscus maniculatus bairdii isolate BWxNUB_F1_BW_parent chromosome X, HU_Pman_BW_mat_3.1, whole genome shotgun sequence genomic DNA:
- the Piga gene encoding phosphatidylinositol N-acetylglucosaminyltransferase subunit A isoform X2, with the protein MANRRRGGHGRPPSVTPSRFSPRSLSTNRTCTHNICMVSDFFYPNMGGVESHIYQLSQCLIERGHKVIIITHAYGNRKGVRYLTNGLKVYYLPLRVMYNQSTATTLFHSLPLLRYIFVRERVTIIHSHSSFSAMAHDALFHAKTMGLQTVFTDHSLFGFADVSSVLTNKLLTVSLCDTNHIICVSYTSKENTVLRAALNPEIVSVIPNAVDPTDFTPEPFRRHDSLITIVVVSRLVYRKGTDLLSGIIPELCQKYQELNFLIGGEGPKRIILEEVRERYQLHDRVQLLGALEHKDVRNVLVQGHIFLNTSLTEAFCMAIVEAASCGLQVVSTKVGGIPEVLPENLIILCEPSVKSLCEGLEKAIFQVKSGTLPAPENIHNVVKAFYTWRNVAERTEKVCHVLRKDCPNSLMFCTHICFSSHTGLPLAFWFKGMSPPKWKRIIIIFAPDLVHVLG; encoded by the exons ATGGCCAATAGAAGACGAGGTGGGCATGGCCGGCCTCCCTCAGTGACGCCGTCCCGATTTAGCCCTCGAAGTCTTTCTACCAATAGGACCTGCACCCACAATATATGCATGGTGTCTGACTTTTTCTACCCAAACATGGGAGGTGTGGAGAGCCACATTTACCAGCTCTCTCAGTGCCTCATTGAGAGGGGGCACAAGGTCATAATTATCACCCATGCTTACGGAAATCGAAAGGGTGTCCGTTACCTCACCAATGGCCTCAAAGTTTATTACTTGCCTCTCAGAGTCATGTACAACCAATCTACAGCCACAACTCTCTTCCACAGTCTGCCATTGCTCAGGTACATATTTGTCCGGGAGAGAGTTACCATAATCCATTCCCACAGTTCTTTTTCTGCCATGGCCCATGATGCTCTCTTCCACGCCAAGACAATGGGGCTTCAGACAGTCTTCACGGACCATTCCCTTTTTGGATTTGCTGATGTCAGCTCGGTGCTTACAAACAAGCTTCTAACTGTGTCTCTCTGTGACACAAACCACATCATTTGTGTCTCTTACACTAGTAAGGAAAACACTGTACTAAGAGCAGCACTGAATCCTGAAATAGTGTCCGTCATTCCTAACGCTGTAGATCCTACTGACTTCACTCCAGAGCCATTTAGGAGGCATGATAGTCTAATAACTATTGTTGTTGTCAGCAGACTTGTTTACAGAAAAG GGACTGATTTGCTTAGTGGTATAATACCTGAACTCTGTCAGAAATATCAAGAATTAAATTTCCTAATTGGAGGAGAGGGACCAAAGagaatcattttggaagaagTGCGGGAAAGATACCAACTACATGACAG GGTGCAACTTTTGGGAGCTTTAGAACACAAGGATGTTAGAAATGTCTTAGTTCAAGGACACATTTTTCTCAACACCTCCCTCACTGAAGCATTCTGCATGGCCATCGTGGAAGCCGCCAGTTGTGGTTTGCAG GTTGTCAGCACGAAGGTTGGTGGGATTCCTGAAGTCCTTCCGGaaaatcttattattttatgtgagcCTTCAGTAAAATCGTTGTGTGAAGGCCTGGAAAAAGCTATTTTCCAAGTGAAGTCGGGGACGTTGCCAGCTCCAGAAAATATCCACAATGTAGTAAAGGCTTTCTACACCTGGCGGAATGTGGCGGAGAGAACTGAAAAAGTATGTCACGTGTTGAGAAAAGATTGTCCGAATTCCTTGATGTTTTGTACACACATTTGCTTCTCTTCACACACAGGGTTGCCCCTTGCCTTTTGGTTTAAGGGTATGAGCCCTCCCAAATggaaaagaattattattatttttgcacCAGATTTGGTGCACGTGCTTGGCTGA
- the Piga gene encoding phosphatidylinositol N-acetylglucosaminyltransferase subunit A isoform X1: MANRRRGGHGRPPSVTPSRFSPRSLSTNRTCTHNICMVSDFFYPNMGGVESHIYQLSQCLIERGHKVIIITHAYGNRKGVRYLTNGLKVYYLPLRVMYNQSTATTLFHSLPLLRYIFVRERVTIIHSHSSFSAMAHDALFHAKTMGLQTVFTDHSLFGFADVSSVLTNKLLTVSLCDTNHIICVSYTSKENTVLRAALNPEIVSVIPNAVDPTDFTPEPFRRHDSLITIVVVSRLVYRKGTDLLSGIIPELCQKYQELNFLIGGEGPKRIILEEVRERYQLHDRVQLLGALEHKDVRNVLVQGHIFLNTSLTEAFCMAIVEAASCGLQVVSTKVGGIPEVLPENLIILCEPSVKSLCEGLEKAIFQVKSGTLPAPENIHNVVKAFYTWRNVAERTEKVYERVSKETVLPMHKRLNRLISHCGPVTGYIFALLAVFSYLFLIFLQWMTPDSVIDVAVDATGPRGAWTHPCPRDKKRDENDKVSKSR; encoded by the exons ATGGCCAATAGAAGACGAGGTGGGCATGGCCGGCCTCCCTCAGTGACGCCGTCCCGATTTAGCCCTCGAAGTCTTTCTACCAATAGGACCTGCACCCACAATATATGCATGGTGTCTGACTTTTTCTACCCAAACATGGGAGGTGTGGAGAGCCACATTTACCAGCTCTCTCAGTGCCTCATTGAGAGGGGGCACAAGGTCATAATTATCACCCATGCTTACGGAAATCGAAAGGGTGTCCGTTACCTCACCAATGGCCTCAAAGTTTATTACTTGCCTCTCAGAGTCATGTACAACCAATCTACAGCCACAACTCTCTTCCACAGTCTGCCATTGCTCAGGTACATATTTGTCCGGGAGAGAGTTACCATAATCCATTCCCACAGTTCTTTTTCTGCCATGGCCCATGATGCTCTCTTCCACGCCAAGACAATGGGGCTTCAGACAGTCTTCACGGACCATTCCCTTTTTGGATTTGCTGATGTCAGCTCGGTGCTTACAAACAAGCTTCTAACTGTGTCTCTCTGTGACACAAACCACATCATTTGTGTCTCTTACACTAGTAAGGAAAACACTGTACTAAGAGCAGCACTGAATCCTGAAATAGTGTCCGTCATTCCTAACGCTGTAGATCCTACTGACTTCACTCCAGAGCCATTTAGGAGGCATGATAGTCTAATAACTATTGTTGTTGTCAGCAGACTTGTTTACAGAAAAG GGACTGATTTGCTTAGTGGTATAATACCTGAACTCTGTCAGAAATATCAAGAATTAAATTTCCTAATTGGAGGAGAGGGACCAAAGagaatcattttggaagaagTGCGGGAAAGATACCAACTACATGACAG GGTGCAACTTTTGGGAGCTTTAGAACACAAGGATGTTAGAAATGTCTTAGTTCAAGGACACATTTTTCTCAACACCTCCCTCACTGAAGCATTCTGCATGGCCATCGTGGAAGCCGCCAGTTGTGGTTTGCAG GTTGTCAGCACGAAGGTTGGTGGGATTCCTGAAGTCCTTCCGGaaaatcttattattttatgtgagcCTTCAGTAAAATCGTTGTGTGAAGGCCTGGAAAAAGCTATTTTCCAAGTGAAGTCGGGGACGTTGCCAGCTCCAGAAAATATCCACAATGTAGTAAAGGCTTTCTACACCTGGCGGAATGTGGCGGAGAGAACTGAAAAA GTGTACGAGCGTGTGTCGAAGGAAACTGTGTTGCCAATGCACAAGAGATTGAACAGGCTCATCTCTCATTGTGGCCCAGTGACAGGCTACATTTTTGCTTTGCTGGCAGTGTTTAGCtatctcttcctcattttcctgcAATGGATGACTCCAGACTCTGTCATTGATGTTGCGGTGGATGCTACTGGGCCAAGGGGAGCCTGGACTCATCCATGTCCACGTGATAAGAAAAGAGATGAGAATGATAAGGTATCCAAAAGCAGGTAG
- the Piga gene encoding phosphatidylinositol N-acetylglucosaminyltransferase subunit A isoform X3 — protein MANRRRGTDLLSGIIPELCQKYQELNFLIGGEGPKRIILEEVRERYQLHDRVQLLGALEHKDVRNVLVQGHIFLNTSLTEAFCMAIVEAASCGLQVVSTKVGGIPEVLPENLIILCEPSVKSLCEGLEKAIFQVKSGTLPAPENIHNVVKAFYTWRNVAERTEKVYERVSKETVLPMHKRLNRLISHCGPVTGYIFALLAVFSYLFLIFLQWMTPDSVIDVAVDATGPRGAWTHPCPRDKKRDENDKVSKSR, from the exons ATGGCCAATAGAAGACGAG GGACTGATTTGCTTAGTGGTATAATACCTGAACTCTGTCAGAAATATCAAGAATTAAATTTCCTAATTGGAGGAGAGGGACCAAAGagaatcattttggaagaagTGCGGGAAAGATACCAACTACATGACAG GGTGCAACTTTTGGGAGCTTTAGAACACAAGGATGTTAGAAATGTCTTAGTTCAAGGACACATTTTTCTCAACACCTCCCTCACTGAAGCATTCTGCATGGCCATCGTGGAAGCCGCCAGTTGTGGTTTGCAG GTTGTCAGCACGAAGGTTGGTGGGATTCCTGAAGTCCTTCCGGaaaatcttattattttatgtgagcCTTCAGTAAAATCGTTGTGTGAAGGCCTGGAAAAAGCTATTTTCCAAGTGAAGTCGGGGACGTTGCCAGCTCCAGAAAATATCCACAATGTAGTAAAGGCTTTCTACACCTGGCGGAATGTGGCGGAGAGAACTGAAAAA GTGTACGAGCGTGTGTCGAAGGAAACTGTGTTGCCAATGCACAAGAGATTGAACAGGCTCATCTCTCATTGTGGCCCAGTGACAGGCTACATTTTTGCTTTGCTGGCAGTGTTTAGCtatctcttcctcattttcctgcAATGGATGACTCCAGACTCTGTCATTGATGTTGCGGTGGATGCTACTGGGCCAAGGGGAGCCTGGACTCATCCATGTCCACGTGATAAGAAAAGAGATGAGAATGATAAGGTATCCAAAAGCAGGTAG